GCCTTAACGAATCCAGAGAACGAGTTAAAAATAAGAAAAAGTAAAAAGATTATTCTTTCCAGACCTTCATCGCTTGTTAATGGTTTGGATCTTGCTTCGCTAGCTCTTACTATGGTTCTTCTATTTGTTCTTTACTAAGTACTTCAATTCTTTTTTATTCATTGAAAGACCCTCTACCACCTCGAATACAAAACTGAATTATGTTAATTAGATTTGTATAGAGTATTCAATTGATACTCTTGAACCTTGTTCATCTAAAGGGCCATATAATTGAATTATTTATTGAAAAAACCGGATTAATTTGAAATAATTAGTAGAAAAATGGTTAGTTGGGAGAATAAAATGCGAAACTTAATTGGCTGTTGCTTGTTTATAATTTTCGCCATGTTGTTTACTGGGTGTGCAGGTGTAGAAAAAGAAAAACCGTTATTAAATGCGAATATAACCATTGAGCCGTATAACATGAGTGAAAAAGAAAGAGTGCTCATCAGTAAAACAGGAGTAGAACAAATTGAATTTTTTAAGTTGGAAGGCGAGTTGAAGGAAGATGAGGATTTACAATTTTTTGTGGAAGTGTATGAAAAAGGAAAACGTAAAGAAGAGTTACTAACTACTTCGGATGAACCGAATACTAAGTTTGAAGATAGCTTAATTTCTTTTGGAATAAGTACTATTAATAACGAAACCCCTTCTTTAAAACTGATAGCTGGCATACCTTTTGGGCTTGCTACAACGAATTATTCAAATAACATGAAATCTTTTTCTTTCAATAAACTAGTAGGAAAAAAAGTTACTTTAGAGAAAAACAAACCTGTTTATTTAGTAGCATGGGTTGGCACTACTAAAAATGAACTGAGGTCTGTTGGAAGCGAAAATGGTGAACTCCCCACAGGTATTGAAGAAGCCGAAGTTGCACTTTTATACAGAGTTTTATGGATCAATAATGTAAAGAAATAATTTCTGCTTTTATAACTTATAACAAAATTGGGATGTTAATAGTTTAAGCAGCTAAAAGGATCTTCCAATCGAAGATCCTTTTTAGTACCGATATAAAGGGACATATACTACTGAACTCAATCTTTTTTCCTGATTTTAAATTTGCTTTTTAATTTCTCAATTTCGCTCGTCAATAAAATTAGTAACTCTAAGGTCCAAAAGGATAATCCTATAACTAATGCATATTTAAAAATCCATTTAGTCGAATGACCACCTATGTAAACAACATATATCAGCATAAACAAAAGACCTAACACGAAAAAAATTCTTTGTAATTTAATCAAGACATAATCTCCTCCCTTATATGTCTTTTGGGGATCAAGAATACTAAAACCGATATTAGGGCTTATGGTAACTTAAAGAAAGACAAAGGCTGCTCATAACTGAATAGTCTTTGTCTTTCTTTAAATTTCTTTAAAAGGTTTTTAATAATACGAAACCGGTCCAATTGGAAGCTAACTTCTTCGTAAAGTGAAATTTTGTAGTTACGTAGAATTGGTCAATGTCACTAATTATGGTGAAAAAGAAGCTAGTTATAATAGTTCCTATTATAAGATATAGGAGGAGATAGATAAGCGAAATTCAACTGATCTTACTCGTGAAAATAGCGCTGCAAGACTAAGGAAAAGCCCCGAAAGTATAGAACAAAATAGGCGTTTAGCCTCTAGTTCAGCTTGCTTAGTAGATTTTCTTCTTTCTATTGTTGTTGCATGTTTACAGGAAAGGTATCTTTTAAATTTGTAATTTAAGAAATTAAAATTCAAGTAAAGATATATAAATAATGATTTAAAATTTCATTATGTATTGAATTACTTCTTTGAATTACTTATAATGCAAGAGAAAACACAATTATTTAAAATGTTATAACTAATGAGGTGAAGGAATGCTAGATAAACTGACAACAGAAGAGAGAAATAGCAGAACAGCAAATTTGGACGAAATGACAACGCTTCAAATCCTTGAAGTGATGAATGAGGAAGATCACACCGTTCCAGCATCAGTAAAAAAAGAACTGCCGCACATAGAACAAGTGGCTAAGAAAGCAATACAAGTGTTAAAACAAGGCGGCAGAATCATTTATTTTGGAGCAGGAACATCGGGCAGGCTGGGTATTCTTGATGCAGTTGAGTGTCCTCCGACTTTTGGGACGCCAAGTACTTTAGTTACGGGGCTGATTGCAGGAGGACAAGAGGCGATTATGAAAGCGGTTGAAGGAGCGGAAGATTCTGAAGAGTTTGGGGCAGATGATTTAGCGGCCATGCAGCTGTCGAGTAAGGATTTAGTTATTGGGATCGCAGCGAGCGGACGTACGCCATATGTAATCGGCGGTTTGAAATACGCTAAAAAAGTTGGAGCTGCTACAGGAAGTATTTCTTGTAATAAGGATGCAAAAATCAGCAAGTATGCAGAGCATCCTATTGAAGTGAAAACAGGCAGTGAAATCTTAACAGGTTCCACACGTCTAAAGGCGGGCACTGCACAAAAATTAGTCTTAAATATGATTTCTACTAGTGCGATGGCTGGGATCGGTAAGGTATACAAAAACCTAATGGTTGATGTTCAATCTACCAATGAGAAGCTGGTTGAACGAGCTAAACGAATTGTGATGGATAGTACTGAATGCAAGTATGAACAAGCTGCAGAGGTATTAGAACGCGCAAACGGAGAAGTGAAGACGGCCATTATCATGATTTTAACAAATTGTTCATATGATGAAGCGATAGGTCGTCTCAAATCTGCCGAAGGATTTGTTAGAAAGGCTTTATAACGTAAAAGAAGAGACAAGAGAGCTGAATAGGGGGGAATAAGATGAGAAAAGAAGAAAGATTGGCTCAAGAAATTCTTGAAAAGGTCGGGGGAAAATCAAACATAAGCCAAGTGGCCAACTGTATGACGAGACTGCGTCTAAAATTAAAAAATGATAGTCTTGTAAATGCAGGTGAATTAAAAGCAATTGATGGTGTAATGGGGGTTATTGAAGATGAAACACTCCAAATCGTAATCGGCCCTGGTTTGGTTACGAAAGTAGCATCAGAAATGAGTAAACTAACTGGTTTAAGTGTAGGCGAAGTAGAAGATGACGAAGATTTAGCAGGTAAGATGAAGCAGGATATTAAAACGAAAAATAATACGCCTGTAAAAAATTTACTGCGGAAGATAGGGAATATCTTCATACCGCTTATCCCTGCATTAATTGCTTCAGGACTAATTAATGGAGCTGCTAACTTTTTCAAAAATGCTTACCCTGATTACCAGGCTACCTGGCTATCGCTGCTATTGTTCATGGGCGGAGGTATATTTGCTTACCTAGGAGTCTTAGTAGGTTGGAACACCGCGAAAGAGTTTGGTGGAACACCTGCGCTTGGTGCGGTAGCAGGGATCTTTGTTTTCAACCCGGCCCTTGCGACTGTTGAACTCTTTGGTGAGGCACTAGTACCTGGACGAGGCGGGCTGTTTGCGGTCATTTTTGCGGCTTGGTTGATGGCTGTGACTGAACGTACAGTTCGTAAGTTTATGCCAAATGCAATTGATATCATTCTTACACCCCTTATAAGCGTATTATTTGTTGGGTTTACAACGTTATTAATTATTCAGCCGGCAGGAGGGTATTTAACAGCGGGAATTACGAGTGGTATTAATCTTATTCTTGATACCGGTGGATTCTTAGCTGGTGCTGTTTTAGCTGGAACCTTCTTACCTCTGGTCATGGTAGGCCTGCATCATGGATTAACACCTATCCATCTAGAGTTAATTGAGAGCAGCACCGTCACTGTGCTGTTACCAATTCTTGCAATGGCAGGTGCAGGACAAGTTGGTGCTTCTATGGCTGTATATGTAAAGACGAAAAACAAAAAACTAAAAAATATCATCAAGGGTGCGTTGCCAGTAGGATTTCTAGGAATTGGCGAACCTCTGCTATATGGTGTTACCCTGCCGCTCGGCAGACCATTTCTTACCGCATGTTTGGGTGCAGCGATGGGAGGGGCAGTTCAGGCCTTCTTCAAAACAGGAGCCTATAGTATTGGTGTTTCCGGGCTTTCACTAATCCCATTAATAAACGGAAAATATCTCTATTACTTCATAGGGCTGCTCGTCGCTTATTTCTTTGGTTTTCTCTTTACCTATCTTTTTGGTTTCAAGGAAGAAATGGCTAATTCAATAAAATGATGAAGGGGAAGGGGTAACCCTTCCTTTTTCTTCTTATAGAAATATAGAAAGGGTGAAAAACATGCTAGGCGTATCCATTTATCTTGGAAAACAAAGTGAAGAAGAACAGGCAGATTATCTGCAGAAGATGTCAGACGCAGGTTTCAAGTCCATATTTACTTCCCTGCATATTCCAGAAGACAATCCTGAACTATTGGTCAGCACGCTCAAGAAGCTTGCTAAACAAACAACTAGGCTAAATATGGAATTAATTTGTGACATTTCTAACACCTCGATTAAGAATTTGGGCCTTAGTATAGAAACACTGCCTGTCTTAAATGAATGGGGCGTCACAGGCTTACGGCTTGATTATGGGTTTGAACCGGAAATCATTTCTCAGTTGTCAAGGCAAATGAAAATTGCTCTTAATGCTAGTACGATTGATGATAACCTATATAAACAGCTTCAAGTGACGGGACTTGATTTTAACCGCGTGGAGGCATGGCACAATTACTATCCGCGCCCTGAAACGGGTCTGGATAAGGAGTGGTTTATACAAAGAAATACTTGGCTGAAAGAACGGGGGTTCCTTGTTACAGCCTTTATTCCTGGAGATGATCGATTAAGAGGACCTCTCTTTAAAGGACTGCCTACCCTTGAAAATCATCGGAATATGGCTCCGTTTTTAGCATACATGGATCTTAAATCTTGCTTAGTAGATAAAGTTTTACTAGGGGATCCTTCCATTAAACCTGAAACGTTATCACAGTTTATTACCTATCAAAATGGAGAAATTCCGCTTCGATGCACGATTACAACAAAATGCAAAGCAAGTATCGAATTGGTAAATCTCAAGCATCGAAATCGAATGGATCCGGCACGCGATGGTATTCGTTCAGAAACAACAAGAAGTTATGCACAGCAAGACGGAAAAAAACTGACTTCGGAAAATACAATTAATCGAGAAATTGGGAGTATTACGATTGATAATGAGCTTTATGGTCGGTATCGCGGCGAGCTGCAGATTGTCAAACGGCCGCTTGAGGCGGATGAAAAGGTAAATGTAATTGGAAATATTATTCGAGAAGATTTACCGATTATTTCATATATCGGTTCAGGAGAACGGTTTAAATTAATAATAACTGAAAATTAGTACAAGAGAGAGTTTTAATCATAAGCCAGAAATAATGTGAAGTTTTATAGATTTTAAGGGTAATAGTGGACATTCTAATTCACATGCCCTACAATAATATCGAGTCTAAAATACAGACGAACGTTTTTTACTTAAAAAATGTCAGTTTGGTAGATTTGTTGTAAAATGGAATACAAAGATCTGATTATTTTTAAATTTTCGGAAAGTCAACAAAGGGGGATGGGCAATGAATATCCATGAGTATCAAGGGAAAGAGATCCTCAGACAATATGGGGTATCGGTTCCAAATGGCCGAGTAGCATTCACTGTGGAAGAAGCTGTGGAAGCTGCTAAGGAGCTAGGAACGGATGTTGTTGTGGTTAAGGCTCAAATTCACGCTGGAGGCCGTGGTAAAGCGGGCGGCGTTAAGGTTGCCAAAAATCTAGATGAAGCGCGTACATATGCAGAAGAAATTCTAGGTAAAACACTGATTACTCATCAAACGGGACCTGAAGGCAAAGAAGTGAAGCGCTTACTCATTGAAGAAGGCTGCGACATTAAAAAAGAATATTATGTCGGTCTTGTACTTGACCGCGAAACTTCACGGGTTGTGTTAATGGCCTCTGAAGAAGGCGGAACGGAAATCGAAGAAGTTGCTGAAAACACGCCTGAAAAGATTTTCAAAGAAGTCATCGATCCAGTTGTTGGATTAACAGGTTTCCAAGCTCGTAGACTTGCATTTAATATTAATATTCCAAAAGAGTTAGTCAATAAAACAGTTAAATTCATGACAAGTCTATATACAGCGTTTGTCGAAAAAGACTGCTCAATTGCAGAAATTAATCCGCTTGTAGTCACAGGTGACGGTAATGTAATGGCTCTTGATGCAAAGTTGAACTTTGATGATAACGCTTTATATCGCCATAAAGATATTATGGACTACCGTGATTTAGATGAAGAGGATCCAAAAGAAATTGAAGCATCGAAATATGACCTAAGCTATATTTCGTTAACGGGAAATATTGGGTGCATGGTAAATGGTGCCGGCTTAGCTATGTCAACGATGGATATCATCAAACATTACAGCGGCGATCCTGCAAACTTCCTTGATGTCGGCGGCGGGGCAACGGCTGAAAAAGTAACGGAAGCATTTAAAATTATTCTTTCCGATAAAAACGTTAAAGGTATCTTCGTCAATATCTTCGGCGGAATTATGAAATGTGACGTTATTGCAGAAGGTGTTGTGGAAGCTGCAAAACAACTAGGTCTAGAAGTACCAGTTGTTGTTCGTCTTGAAGGTACAAATGTTGATCTTGGGAAACAAATTCTAAGAGATTCAGGATTAAATTTAACCGCTGCTGAATCTATGGCAGACGGC
The Peribacillus sp. FSL H8-0477 genome window above contains:
- the murQ gene encoding N-acetylmuramic acid 6-phosphate etherase encodes the protein MLDKLTTEERNSRTANLDEMTTLQILEVMNEEDHTVPASVKKELPHIEQVAKKAIQVLKQGGRIIYFGAGTSGRLGILDAVECPPTFGTPSTLVTGLIAGGQEAIMKAVEGAEDSEEFGADDLAAMQLSSKDLVIGIAASGRTPYVIGGLKYAKKVGAATGSISCNKDAKISKYAEHPIEVKTGSEILTGSTRLKAGTAQKLVLNMISTSAMAGIGKVYKNLMVDVQSTNEKLVERAKRIVMDSTECKYEQAAEVLERANGEVKTAIIMILTNCSYDEAIGRLKSAEGFVRKAL
- a CDS encoding PTS transporter subunit EIIC gives rise to the protein MRKEERLAQEILEKVGGKSNISQVANCMTRLRLKLKNDSLVNAGELKAIDGVMGVIEDETLQIVIGPGLVTKVASEMSKLTGLSVGEVEDDEDLAGKMKQDIKTKNNTPVKNLLRKIGNIFIPLIPALIASGLINGAANFFKNAYPDYQATWLSLLLFMGGGIFAYLGVLVGWNTAKEFGGTPALGAVAGIFVFNPALATVELFGEALVPGRGGLFAVIFAAWLMAVTERTVRKFMPNAIDIILTPLISVLFVGFTTLLIIQPAGGYLTAGITSGINLILDTGGFLAGAVLAGTFLPLVMVGLHHGLTPIHLELIESSTVTVLLPILAMAGAGQVGASMAVYVKTKNKKLKNIIKGALPVGFLGIGEPLLYGVTLPLGRPFLTACLGAAMGGAVQAFFKTGAYSIGVSGLSLIPLINGKYLYYFIGLLVAYFFGFLFTYLFGFKEEMANSIK
- a CDS encoding DUF871 domain-containing protein encodes the protein MLGVSIYLGKQSEEEQADYLQKMSDAGFKSIFTSLHIPEDNPELLVSTLKKLAKQTTRLNMELICDISNTSIKNLGLSIETLPVLNEWGVTGLRLDYGFEPEIISQLSRQMKIALNASTIDDNLYKQLQVTGLDFNRVEAWHNYYPRPETGLDKEWFIQRNTWLKERGFLVTAFIPGDDRLRGPLFKGLPTLENHRNMAPFLAYMDLKSCLVDKVLLGDPSIKPETLSQFITYQNGEIPLRCTITTKCKASIELVNLKHRNRMDPARDGIRSETTRSYAQQDGKKLTSENTINREIGSITIDNELYGRYRGELQIVKRPLEADEKVNVIGNIIREDLPIISYIGSGERFKLIITEN
- the sucC gene encoding ADP-forming succinate--CoA ligase subunit beta, encoding MNIHEYQGKEILRQYGVSVPNGRVAFTVEEAVEAAKELGTDVVVVKAQIHAGGRGKAGGVKVAKNLDEARTYAEEILGKTLITHQTGPEGKEVKRLLIEEGCDIKKEYYVGLVLDRETSRVVLMASEEGGTEIEEVAENTPEKIFKEVIDPVVGLTGFQARRLAFNINIPKELVNKTVKFMTSLYTAFVEKDCSIAEINPLVVTGDGNVMALDAKLNFDDNALYRHKDIMDYRDLDEEDPKEIEASKYDLSYISLTGNIGCMVNGAGLAMSTMDIIKHYSGDPANFLDVGGGATAEKVTEAFKIILSDKNVKGIFVNIFGGIMKCDVIAEGVVEAAKQLGLEVPVVVRLEGTNVDLGKQILRDSGLNLTAAESMADGAQKIVALVG